Proteins encoded by one window of Fundulus heteroclitus isolate FHET01 unplaced genomic scaffold, MU-UCD_Fhet_4.1 scaffold_9.2, whole genome shotgun sequence:
- the pkia gene encoding cAMP-dependent protein kinase inhibitor alpha: protein MTDVEATYEDFIASRRSGRRNAVHEIPGSPGAQGGADLSQTLAQLNINKSGDEEEDGEKGQDSSAKEEEAEAEGS, encoded by the exons ATGACGGATGTGGAGGCGACTTACGAGGACTTCATCGCCTCCCGGCGATCCGGCCGCAGGAACGCCGTCCATGAGATCCCAGGAAGCCCGGGAGCGCAGGGGGGCGCTGACCTGTCCCAGACTCTGGCACAGCTTAATATCAACAAGTCTG gCGACGAGGAAGAGGACGGCGAGAAAGGCCAGGACTCTTCAGCGAAAGAAGAGGAGGCTGAAGCTGAAGGCTCCTAA